One stretch of Hymenobacter chitinivorans DSM 11115 DNA includes these proteins:
- the trpA gene encoding tryptophan synthase subunit alpha, translating into MQNRIQQAFAKKGQNLLNVYFTAGYPKLHDTVPLIEALTEAGADLIEIGMPFSDPLADGPVIQQSSSVALANGMNLYVLFEQLREVRAKVPDTPLLLMGYLNPIMQFGMEKFCQAAAEAGVDGLILPDLPLAEYEEEYQAIFKKYGLQPVFLITPQTAPERIRHMDTLTDAFLYLVSGPGTTGGANTQAEGVQEAYFERIAGMNLRNPRLIGFGIGNKDSFQKAAGHAHGAIIGSAFIRALEDAPDAPAAARQFVASILN; encoded by the coding sequence ATGCAAAACCGTATCCAACAAGCCTTTGCCAAGAAAGGCCAGAACCTGCTCAACGTGTACTTCACGGCCGGCTACCCCAAGCTGCACGACACCGTACCCCTGATTGAGGCCCTGACCGAAGCCGGTGCCGACCTCATCGAAATCGGTATGCCCTTCTCCGACCCGCTGGCCGACGGCCCCGTGATTCAGCAGAGCAGCTCGGTGGCCCTGGCCAACGGCATGAACCTCTACGTGCTGTTTGAGCAGCTCCGGGAAGTGCGCGCCAAAGTGCCCGACACCCCGCTGCTGCTCATGGGCTATTTGAACCCGATTATGCAGTTCGGCATGGAGAAATTCTGCCAGGCCGCGGCCGAAGCCGGCGTCGACGGCCTGATTCTGCCCGACCTGCCCCTGGCCGAGTACGAGGAAGAGTACCAGGCTATTTTCAAAAAGTACGGCCTGCAGCCCGTCTTCCTGATTACGCCCCAGACGGCGCCCGAGCGAATCCGGCACATGGACACGCTGACGGATGCTTTCCTGTATTTGGTGTCGGGCCCCGGCACCACGGGCGGGGCCAACACCCAGGCTGAGGGCGTGCAGGAAGCTTACTTCGAGCGGATTGCGGGCATGAACCTGCGCAACCCCCGCCTCATCGGCTTCGGCATCGGCAATAAGGATTCGTTCCAAAAGGCCGCCGGCCACGCCCACGGCGCCATCATCGGCTCGGCCTTTATTCGGGCCCTGGAAGACGCGCCCGACGCGCCAGCCGCGGCCCGTCAGTTCGTTGCCTCCATTCTCAACTGA
- the aroF gene encoding 3-deoxy-7-phosphoheptulonate synthase, which yields MIIQLEKNISAEQKADIIAHVKDAKFKVTEVDTQRASYLVGTGKAEVDLRTLGQLPGILDIHRVSDEYKLVSRKWRVRPTVLDLGDGVRIGEGSLSIAAGPCSIESEAQMEKIMQHLVDNDVRLMRGGVFKPRSSPYSFRGLGMDGLKLFHQMARARGIKIVTEVMQVSQVEEMHDYVDVFQVGARNTQNFNLLDALGGVDKPVLIKRGISGTIEELLSSAEYVFSGGNEKLILCERGIRTFETASRNTLDLNAVPILKEKTHLPVVVDPSHGIGIRDYVPTMALAGVMAGADGILYEAHEKPEEAASDGAQTLNFQESERLIRNLRKVYALRQELE from the coding sequence ATGATAATTCAACTCGAAAAGAACATTTCGGCCGAACAGAAAGCCGACATCATTGCCCACGTCAAGGACGCCAAGTTCAAAGTCACGGAAGTGGATACCCAGCGCGCCAGCTACCTGGTGGGTACCGGCAAGGCCGAAGTGGACCTGCGCACCCTGGGCCAGCTGCCCGGTATTCTGGACATTCACCGCGTCTCGGACGAGTACAAGCTGGTGAGCCGCAAGTGGCGGGTGCGCCCCACCGTGCTCGACCTCGGCGACGGAGTCCGCATCGGGGAAGGCTCGTTGAGTATTGCCGCCGGCCCGTGCAGCATCGAGAGTGAGGCCCAGATGGAGAAAATCATGCAGCACCTCGTCGACAACGATGTGCGCCTGATGCGCGGGGGCGTGTTTAAGCCCCGCTCGTCGCCTTACTCGTTCCGCGGCCTGGGCATGGATGGTCTCAAGCTGTTTCACCAAATGGCCCGGGCCCGCGGCATCAAAATCGTGACGGAGGTCATGCAGGTGTCGCAGGTGGAGGAAATGCACGACTACGTGGACGTGTTCCAGGTGGGGGCCCGCAACACCCAGAACTTCAATCTACTCGATGCCCTGGGCGGCGTCGATAAGCCGGTGCTCATCAAGCGCGGCATTTCGGGCACGATTGAGGAACTGCTATCCTCGGCCGAATACGTGTTTTCGGGTGGCAACGAGAAACTGATTCTTTGCGAGCGGGGCATCCGGACCTTCGAAACGGCCTCGCGCAACACTCTGGATTTGAACGCCGTGCCCATTCTGAAGGAGAAAACCCACCTGCCGGTGGTAGTCGACCCCTCGCACGGTATCGGTATCCGGGACTACGTGCCCACCATGGCCCTGGCCGGCGTAATGGCCGGCGCCGACGGCATTCTCTACGAAGCCCACGAGAAGCCCGAAGAAGCCGCCTCCGACGGCGCCCAGACCCTGAACTTCCAGGAGTCGGAGCGTCTGATCCGCAACCTGCGCAAAGTTTACGCCCTGCGCCAGGAGCTGGAGTAA
- a CDS encoding helix-turn-helix domain-containing protein gives MPFTFSVYSGLLLPFFVQGVVVSGVLLGRSRRLGTAADAWLALLLVLHTLRLAQWMLGFAGWYDSHDAFSTFMFYFPFSNWLAVGPALYFYFRSLTNQEFRFEQRHWWHFAPVLLLLAGHLVVFLYDVAWWYGLRGQPLPAHFGTKGPWAAALDQLPLHYVVDVASYLSIGIYAGRTLREYRAYARYLNDNFSDTDQIRFRWLRNVLVAVLIGTGVTLGFGVINSFVTPLSYYQAWYDYLFTGLLIYYLSIAGLLTGHQLAGLRFQPTTESLAPEPEPDSEPDTLYEPELVPEPELPILAGAAPEPAVSAAMAAQTPAAPEAEAELTRWTARLLTHMQTARPYLAPELTLGELAAQLRTNTSWLSRVINTGCGQNFNDFINEYRVREAEVRLQNPRFRHYTLLAVALDAGFNSKSTFNRVFKKLRGTTPGEVPRPK, from the coding sequence ATGCCCTTCACCTTCAGCGTCTACAGCGGCTTGCTGCTGCCGTTCTTCGTGCAGGGCGTGGTGGTGAGCGGGGTGCTGCTGGGGCGGAGCCGGCGCCTCGGCACGGCCGCTGACGCCTGGCTGGCGTTGCTACTGGTGCTGCACACGCTACGGCTGGCCCAGTGGATGCTGGGCTTCGCGGGCTGGTACGACTCGCACGACGCGTTTTCGACCTTCATGTTCTACTTTCCGTTCAGCAACTGGCTGGCGGTGGGGCCCGCGCTGTACTTTTATTTCCGTAGCCTGACCAACCAGGAGTTTCGGTTTGAGCAGCGGCATTGGTGGCATTTCGCGCCGGTGCTGCTGTTGCTGGCCGGGCACCTGGTTGTTTTTTTGTACGACGTAGCCTGGTGGTATGGCCTGCGCGGCCAGCCCTTGCCGGCGCACTTCGGCACCAAGGGTCCGTGGGCGGCCGCGCTGGACCAGCTGCCGCTGCACTACGTCGTGGACGTGGCCAGCTACCTGTCCATCGGAATCTACGCTGGGCGCACCCTGCGCGAATACCGCGCCTATGCCCGCTACCTCAACGACAACTTCTCCGATACCGACCAAATTCGGTTTCGGTGGCTGCGCAATGTGCTGGTGGCCGTGCTCATCGGCACGGGCGTCACGCTGGGGTTTGGGGTGATTAACAGCTTCGTAACCCCGCTCAGCTACTACCAGGCCTGGTACGATTATCTGTTTACCGGCCTGCTGATTTACTACCTGAGCATTGCCGGCCTGCTCACCGGCCACCAGCTGGCCGGACTGCGCTTTCAGCCCACCACCGAAAGTCTGGCCCCGGAGCCCGAACCCGACTCCGAGCCTGACACGCTTTATGAGCCGGAGCTGGTGCCGGAACCCGAGTTACCCATTCTGGCTGGAGCCGCGCCCGAGCCGGCAGTTTCCGCTGCTATGGCCGCCCAGACACCCGCCGCGCCAGAGGCCGAGGCTGAGCTCACGCGCTGGACTGCCCGCCTGCTCACGCACATGCAAACGGCCCGGCCCTACCTAGCCCCCGAGCTGACGCTGGGTGAGCTGGCCGCCCAGCTGCGCACCAATACCTCCTGGTTGTCGCGGGTTATTAACACGGGCTGCGGGCAGAATTTCAACGACTTCATCAACGAGTACCGGGTGCGCGAAGCCGAAGTCCGGCTGCAGAACCCGCGCTTCCGGCACTACACGCTGCTGGCCGTAGCCCTAGATGCCGGGTTCAACTCGAAGTCGACTTTCAACCGGGTTTTCAAAAAGCTGCGCGGCACTACCCCCGGCGAAGTACCCCGGCCGAAGTAG
- a CDS encoding DoxX family protein: MKKVLFGAAALPTRAADVAWLLFRLHLGLSIALGAGWSKLVGLYTATEAAKLTGTAGAAPDWFVQQVAGLGFTFPSPYLWATLAVWGEFGGGLLLALGLLTRLNALQLAFQFFVVAFLWYEKPEPVLGMYYQQLLFWAFVLAAALGGGRYSLDYWLTRPARTTPAWRPAATVALLAGLFLAAATPVQAQNPPEPVTWPQLQLLAQPWSGTLTYLDYRSQQSVTLPTKLSGRQSGARQLTLAFTYEEPNGQQVSGADTLELSADGQTVTWDGVALRVRQNTVLPDQSRQLVLEGEGQDNGKSCLIRKTLQLMARQVSVKKEISYGPGYAFITRNTYLFSK; the protein is encoded by the coding sequence ATGAAAAAGGTACTGTTTGGCGCTGCGGCCCTGCCCACGCGCGCCGCCGACGTTGCTTGGCTGCTGTTTCGCCTGCACCTGGGCTTGTCTATTGCCCTTGGCGCCGGCTGGTCGAAGCTAGTGGGGCTGTACACGGCCACGGAAGCGGCCAAGCTTACCGGTACCGCCGGGGCGGCCCCCGACTGGTTTGTGCAGCAAGTGGCCGGATTGGGCTTCACGTTTCCCTCGCCCTACCTCTGGGCCACGCTGGCGGTATGGGGCGAATTTGGGGGCGGCCTGCTGTTGGCCTTGGGTTTACTCACCCGACTGAATGCCTTGCAGCTGGCGTTTCAGTTTTTTGTGGTGGCTTTCCTCTGGTACGAGAAGCCCGAGCCCGTGCTGGGTATGTATTATCAGCAGCTGTTGTTCTGGGCCTTTGTGCTGGCTGCGGCTCTGGGCGGGGGCCGCTACTCCCTGGACTATTGGCTGACCCGCCCTGCCCGGACTACTCCAGCATGGCGCCCCGCAGCCACTGTGGCGCTTCTTGCCGGACTCTTTCTAGCCGCCGCAACCCCGGTACAGGCCCAAAACCCACCGGAACCGGTAACCTGGCCGCAACTGCAGCTGTTGGCCCAGCCCTGGAGTGGGACGCTCACCTACCTCGATTACCGCTCCCAGCAGTCCGTCACGCTCCCCACGAAGCTGAGCGGCCGGCAGTCGGGGGCCCGGCAGCTGACGCTGGCTTTCACCTATGAGGAACCCAACGGCCAGCAGGTCTCGGGCGCAGATACGCTGGAGCTGTCGGCTGATGGGCAGACCGTGACCTGGGATGGAGTAGCGTTGCGGGTTCGGCAAAATACGGTGCTCCCCGACCAGAGCCGGCAATTGGTACTAGAAGGTGAGGGGCAAGACAACGGGAAAAGCTGTCTGATTCGTAAGACTCTACAGCTTATGGCCAGGCAAGTGTCTGTCAAAAAAGAAATTAGCTATGGGCCTGGTTATGCCTTTATAACCAGGAATACCTACTTGTTCAGCAAATAA
- a CDS encoding phenylalanine 4-monooxygenase translates to MPLVMVTQHYDQYTAQDHLVWKVLFDRQTALLHKRAATVFEQGLTKAGLHRQALPRFEEVSKRLQKATGWQLEPVTGMLDDATFFGLLAERKFPATVWIRSMAQFDFVQEPDLFHGVFGHVPLLMDQAFADFLHFLGRVAAQHLHDAPALQRLERLYGFTVQFGLVQEDGATRMYGAGLLSSSGEIHHCIADEGNRQPFDLATVLHTPYSEAQLQDHYFVLNGWEQLTESVAELAAILSSGWELQPV, encoded by the coding sequence ATGCCTCTCGTCATGGTAACTCAGCACTACGACCAGTACACTGCCCAGGACCACTTGGTTTGGAAGGTTTTGTTTGACCGCCAAACGGCCTTGCTGCACAAACGCGCCGCCACGGTATTTGAGCAGGGCCTCACCAAGGCCGGTTTGCACCGCCAGGCTCTGCCGCGCTTCGAGGAAGTCAGCAAGCGGCTGCAGAAAGCCACCGGTTGGCAGCTGGAGCCCGTCACCGGCATGCTCGACGACGCTACTTTCTTCGGGTTGCTGGCCGAGCGCAAGTTCCCGGCCACGGTCTGGATTCGGTCCATGGCCCAGTTTGACTTCGTGCAGGAGCCCGACCTGTTCCACGGCGTCTTCGGCCACGTGCCGCTGCTGATGGATCAGGCCTTCGCCGATTTTCTGCACTTTTTGGGCCGGGTAGCCGCCCAGCACCTGCACGATGCCCCGGCCCTGCAGCGTCTGGAGCGCCTCTACGGCTTCACGGTGCAGTTTGGGCTGGTACAGGAAGACGGCGCCACCCGCATGTACGGCGCCGGTTTGCTGTCCTCGTCGGGCGAAATCCACCATTGCATTGCCGATGAGGGCAACCGTCAGCCCTTCGACCTGGCCACGGTGCTGCACACGCCCTACAGCGAGGCCCAGCTTCAGGACCACTACTTCGTGCTCAACGGCTGGGAACAACTCACTGAAAGCGTGGCCGAACTGGCCGCCATTTTGTCGAGCGGCTGGGAACTGCAGCCGGTGTGA
- a CDS encoding dienelactone hydrolase family protein — translation MKKLWTLCAALLSVVSVASAQVSPSPAKLTCCSRPSAGANATEAFAMLATNEDFSGGHDAPLPYAYEGQGEMIEFKTTDGQTAKAFEIKSNVRSDKYLFVIHEWWGLNDYIKKEAATYANELKGVNVIALDLYDGQVATTADEAGKLMQAVKTERAEAIIKGALLYAGPNAKVSSIGWCFGGGWSLQTALLAGPKAVGCVMYYGMPEKDVAKLKTLNTDVLGIFASQDKWINPEVVAQFQKDMAAAKKKVTIKSYDADHAFANPSNPKYSQKYSADAHAAALEYLRKNFKLKG, via the coding sequence ATGAAAAAATTATGGACTCTGTGCGCTGCCTTGCTCAGCGTGGTTTCCGTGGCTTCGGCCCAGGTAAGCCCCAGCCCGGCCAAGCTCACGTGCTGCTCTCGCCCTTCGGCCGGCGCCAATGCCACCGAAGCCTTTGCCATGCTGGCTACCAACGAAGACTTCAGCGGCGGCCACGACGCACCTCTCCCTTACGCCTACGAGGGCCAGGGCGAAATGATTGAGTTCAAGACCACCGACGGCCAGACGGCCAAGGCTTTTGAAATTAAGAGCAACGTGCGCTCCGACAAGTACCTGTTCGTGATTCACGAGTGGTGGGGCCTCAACGACTACATCAAGAAGGAAGCCGCCACCTACGCCAATGAGCTGAAGGGCGTCAACGTCATTGCCCTCGACCTCTACGACGGGCAGGTAGCCACTACCGCCGACGAGGCCGGCAAGCTGATGCAGGCCGTGAAAACTGAACGGGCCGAAGCCATTATCAAAGGGGCACTGCTGTATGCTGGTCCCAATGCCAAGGTTTCGTCCATCGGCTGGTGCTTCGGCGGCGGCTGGTCGTTGCAGACGGCTTTGCTGGCCGGCCCCAAGGCCGTGGGCTGCGTGATGTACTACGGCATGCCCGAAAAGGACGTGGCCAAGCTCAAGACGCTGAACACCGACGTGCTGGGCATCTTCGCTAGCCAGGACAAGTGGATTAACCCCGAAGTGGTGGCCCAGTTCCAGAAAGACATGGCCGCTGCTAAGAAGAAGGTGACCATCAAAAGCTACGATGCCGACCACGCCTTTGCCAACCCTTCGAACCCCAAATACAGCCAGAAGTATTCGGCCGACGCCCATGCCGCGGCCCTGGAATACCTGCGCAAGAACTTCAAGCTGAAAGGCTAA
- a CDS encoding ABC1 kinase family protein: protein MSNETLKPDPTDQEPAESRQLASLPTTKVARAARFAKTGLKVGANYVKHYAKRAAGVTSETQDLHAANAAELYGALSEMKGSVLKVAQMLAMEKNMLPTAYSDLFAQAQYQSPPLSGPLVTKVLRDAFGRSPFEVFDEFGINARQAASIGQVHLARKNGLQLAVKVQYPGVADSIQSDIRLVKPIALRVLGLDEATVRPYLEEVEARLLEETNYALELQRGTEIATECAHLAHLEFPKYYPELSTNRVLTMDWLSGQHLNEFLATNPSQQVRNQLGQALWDFYAFQLHTLHRVHADPHPGNFLLRADHGGTVGVLDFGCVKEIPADVYALFTALLTPETLADEACLADLLTQAGVLRPEDSPARRAFYLQTMQASLELVGRPFRQSTFDFGDPAYLAALYQLGDELMQEPELRKQREPRGSEHFIYLNRTYVGLYALLTELRAAVQTGALVGA from the coding sequence ATGAGCAACGAAACCTTGAAGCCCGACCCGACGGACCAAGAGCCCGCCGAGAGCCGGCAGCTGGCTTCTCTGCCCACTACGAAAGTGGCCCGGGCGGCTCGTTTTGCCAAAACCGGCCTGAAAGTCGGGGCCAACTACGTGAAGCACTACGCCAAGCGCGCGGCCGGCGTCACGAGTGAAACCCAGGACCTGCACGCGGCCAACGCCGCCGAGCTGTACGGGGCCCTGAGCGAAATGAAAGGCTCGGTGCTGAAGGTAGCCCAGATGCTGGCCATGGAGAAAAACATGCTCCCCACGGCCTATTCCGACCTGTTTGCCCAGGCCCAGTACCAGAGTCCGCCGCTGTCGGGCCCGCTGGTAACCAAGGTGCTGCGCGACGCCTTCGGCCGCTCGCCCTTCGAGGTGTTCGACGAGTTTGGTATCAACGCCCGGCAGGCAGCCAGCATCGGGCAGGTGCATCTGGCCCGCAAAAACGGTCTGCAACTGGCCGTGAAGGTGCAGTACCCCGGCGTGGCCGACAGTATTCAATCCGACATCCGGCTGGTGAAGCCCATTGCCCTGCGCGTGTTGGGCCTGGATGAGGCTACCGTACGGCCCTACCTGGAAGAAGTGGAAGCCCGTTTGCTGGAGGAAACCAACTACGCTCTGGAATTGCAGCGCGGCACTGAAATAGCCACCGAGTGCGCCCACCTGGCCCATTTGGAGTTCCCCAAATACTACCCCGAGCTGTCGACCAACCGGGTGCTGACCATGGACTGGCTCAGCGGGCAGCATCTCAATGAGTTCCTGGCCACCAACCCCAGCCAGCAGGTACGTAACCAGCTCGGTCAGGCCTTGTGGGACTTCTACGCCTTTCAGCTCCACACCCTGCACCGCGTCCACGCCGACCCGCACCCGGGCAACTTCCTGCTGCGCGCCGACCACGGCGGCACCGTGGGCGTGCTGGATTTTGGCTGCGTCAAGGAAATTCCGGCCGACGTCTACGCCCTGTTTACGGCTTTGCTCACGCCCGAAACCCTAGCCGACGAAGCCTGCCTGGCTGATTTGCTGACCCAGGCCGGCGTGCTGCGGCCCGAGGATTCCCCGGCCCGCCGGGCGTTTTACCTGCAAACCATGCAGGCCTCGCTGGAGTTGGTGGGCCGCCCTTTCCGCCAGTCCACCTTTGACTTTGGCGACCCGGCCTACCTGGCGGCGCTCTACCAGCTCGGCGACGAGCTAATGCAGGAGCCCGAGCTGCGCAAGCAGCGGGAGCCCCGCGGCTCGGAGCACTTTATCTACCTCAACCGTACCTACGTGGGCCTCTACGCGTTGCTCACCGAGCTGCGCGCTGCGGTACAGACCGGGGCACTCGTTGGAGCATAG
- a CDS encoding TetR/AcrR family transcriptional regulator produces the protein MDKDRIKQAYLDYVLRKGTPPASVYKLTSKLNIPEAEFYQYYANFNAIDREIWADFARQARQRAATEPVWEQYGAREKLLGFYYTLLELLKQNRSYALNSLRRSLHRMPGLTPRVLDDFRQDFEQFVQDILQEGKRTEEVAVRPLVQDQYPRLFWQQALFVLGFFAKDESLNFERTDAAIEKAVTLSFDLVGRNTLDSALDLARFLVHRR, from the coding sequence ATGGATAAGGACCGCATTAAACAGGCTTACCTCGACTACGTACTGCGCAAGGGCACTCCGCCGGCGTCGGTGTACAAGCTCACCAGCAAGCTGAACATTCCGGAAGCGGAATTCTACCAGTACTACGCCAATTTCAACGCCATTGACCGGGAAATCTGGGCCGACTTTGCCCGCCAGGCCCGGCAGCGCGCCGCCACCGAGCCGGTGTGGGAGCAGTACGGGGCCCGCGAAAAGCTGTTGGGCTTCTACTACACCCTGCTGGAGCTGCTCAAGCAGAACCGCAGCTACGCCCTGAACTCGCTGCGCCGCTCCCTGCACCGCATGCCCGGCCTCACCCCGCGCGTGCTCGACGACTTCCGCCAGGACTTCGAGCAGTTCGTGCAGGATATTCTGCAGGAAGGCAAGCGCACGGAGGAAGTCGCCGTGCGCCCGTTGGTGCAGGATCAGTACCCGCGTTTGTTCTGGCAGCAGGCCCTGTTCGTGCTGGGCTTCTTTGCCAAAGACGAATCCCTGAACTTCGAGCGCACCGACGCGGCCATCGAAAAGGCCGTGACCCTGAGCTTCGACCTGGTGGGCCGCAACACCCTAGACTCGGCCCTGGACCTGGCCCGCTTTCTGGTACACCGCCGCTAA